Proteins co-encoded in one Anopheles moucheti chromosome X, idAnoMoucSN_F20_07, whole genome shotgun sequence genomic window:
- the LOC128306589 gene encoding mitochondrial import inner membrane translocase subunit TIM44, whose translation MQLLYATGRIVPALLSRTANRAVPCSLRAYSARRPGFFTQVIDNIKQEMEKNKEMKDNLKKFREEAQKLEQSDALKAARQKFNTVESEASKSSEVLKDNIDKIRDRVTEVMDEAAKTDLARKAGQLGEELSKTARGVGETLAEKGQVLGQSGAFRGISETAKVVRQEMDNQSIEARVYRSPEKLRKRVEVSLASDPSRVVEPNAEATGMELHKDSKFYQSWEDFKNNNQYVNKVLTWKMKYDESENPMIRASRLLTDKVSDIMGNLFSKTELSETLTEICKIDPNFDQKQFLRDCENDIIPNVLESIVRGDLEILRDWCFESTYNIIATPISMAQKAGYRLDSKILDIENVDLAMGKVMEQGPVLIVTFQTQQIMCVRDSKGAVIEGDPEKVMRCHHVWVLCRDPNELDPKAAWRLMEMSANSTEQFV comes from the exons ATG CAACTGTTGTACGCAACCGGTAGAATAGTACCAGCTTTATTATCCCGTACTGCAAACCGAGCGGTACCATGCTCGCTG CGTGCCTACTCGGCTCGGCGGCCCGGCTTCTTCACGCAGGTTATCGATAACATTAAGCAGGAGATGGAGAAGAACAAGGAAATGAAGGATAATCTGAAAAAGTTCCGCGAGGAAGCGCAAAAGCTCGAACAGTctgacgcactgaaggccgcccGGCAAAAGTTTAACACGGTCGAATCGGAAGCTTCCAAGAGCAGTGAGGTGTTAAAGGATAATATCGACAAAATACGCGACCGCGTGACGGAAGTGATGGATGAGGCGGCCAAGACGGATTTGGCCCGGAAAGCAGGCCAGCTGGGCGAGGAGTTAAGTAAAACGGCACGCGGTGTGGGTGAAACATTAGCGGAGAAGGGTCAAGTTTTGGGTCAGTCCGGCGCATTTCGGGGGATTAGCGAAACGGCCAAAGTGGTACGACAGGAGATGGACAACCAGAGTATCGAGGCGCGGGTATACCGCAGTCCGGAGAAGTTACGGAAGCGTGTGGAAGTTTCTCTCGCGTCGGATCCTTCGCGGGTGGTGGAACCGAATGCGGAAGCAACCGGTATGGAGCTGCACAAAGACAGCAAGTTCTATCAGTCATGGGAAgatttcaaaaacaacaatcagtaCGTGAACAAGGTGCTCACGTGGAAGATGAAGTACGACGAATCGGAGAACCCAATGATCCGGGCCTCCCGACTACTGACGGACAAGGTGAGCGACATCATGGGCAACCTCTTCTCGAAAACGGAACTTTCGGAAACGTTGACCGAGATCTGCAAGATAGACCCGAACTTTGACCAGAAACAGTTCCTGCGGGACTGCGAGAACGATATCATCCCGAACGTGCTGGAATCGATTGTCCGGGGCGATCTCGAGATACTGCGGGACTGGTGCTTCGAAAGCACGTACAATATTATCGCGACTCCAATCTCCATGGCACAGAAAGCCGGCTATCGACTCGATTCCAAGATACTTGACATCGAAAACGTGGACCTGGCGATGGGCAAGGTGATGGAGCAGGGCCCGGTACTGATTGTGACCTTCCAGACGCAGCAGATCATGTGCGTGCGGGACAGTAAGGGTGCGGTGATCGAGGGTGATCCCGAGAAGGTGATGCGATGCCACCATGTGTGGGTACTGTGCCGGGACCCGAACGAGCTCGACCCGAAAGCCGCCTGGCGGTTAATGGAAATGTCCGCCAACAGCACGGAACAGTTCGTGTAA
- the LOC128306824 gene encoding uncharacterized protein LOC128306824, with product MEAGSENETQDDGTIIRNPTHCSAPITKHEIPNSPFLSTLGFISDVVLHRIRRPAGVEKTTDRLPWDIKSLNKRMEGLTIDFYCEYLEQEAKVVRNLNFQHIAGALACESLEACKRQLAMEYCSKTLADQLCLRYSTQQGPLEAANAYKVVLAILGALDYLHTKQHIMHGDLKSFNILTDNDFENIKLCGFGPMSKRLTANGTVECGMYSVAIGLWSAPEVLDNSGNITAKSDMFSFGLVIFEMIACMPPHTFPGIRDYVIAAPKELKEMRNKVHKLDVVNDEEFGSTLPPELARKRVYARKRKSPILLPELKRIKYDEVIDLVEEDETIKDEPVDMEGKENKPIGNETIAAGKEYDSIEKQSTIIKENDSVGKANDAVLNEKDAVGIEKDAVGVVKDAGGIEKNEAEEQKPSEEQKPPPTLTINETADTAPKVDSSTDPLPQSNDTDDSAATKVKEQTESEVVIVSPEVVTVFDSSDEEAFVPIKSYQVQSSEEFDSDEDHSECFSGDMCEGDEYESPEDEENSDMDGNFLNYGCLGTRPPLPIEPAFGKEYDKLLEMFYACTTKNYALRPSAAQILQAYQDNKETQP from the exons ATGGAAGCAGGAAGTGAAAACGAAACACAGGATGACGGTACCATCATTCGCAATCCAACGCACTGCAGCGCTCCGATCACGAAACATGAGATCCCGAATTCGCCGTTTTTATCTACGCTGGGTTTCATATCGGACGTTGTGCTACACCGGATTCGTCGCCCGGCAGGGGTGGAGAAGACTACAGACCGCTTGCCATGGGATATCAAAAGCTTGAATAAGCGAATGGAAGGCTTGACAATAGATTTCTATTGCGAATATCTTGAGCAGGAAGCAAAGGTCGTACG GAATTTGAACTTTCAACACATCGCTGGAGCACTGGCTTGCGAAAGTTTGGAAGCATGCAAACGACAGTTAGCAATGGAATACTGCTCGAAAACGCTAGCCGATCAATTATGCTTACGATACTCGACTCAGCAAGGACCATTGGAAGCAGCCAACGCGTACAAAGTTGTGCTGGCAATCCTCGGTGCACTGGATTATCTGCATACAAAGCAGCACATCATGCACGGCGATCTCAAATCGTTCAACATTCTGACGGACAACGATTTCGAAAACATTAAACTGTGCGGATTTGGTCCAATGTCCAAAAGGCTTACCGCAAATGGAACGGTGGAGTGTGGCATGTATAGCGTCGCGATTGGCTTATGGTCGGCACCGGAGGTGCTCGATAACTCTGGCAACATTACAGCCAAATCTGACATGTTTTCATTCGGGCTAGTCATCTTCGAGATGATTGCTTGCATGCCGCCGCATACATTTCCTGGCATAAGAGACTATGTTATTGCAGCTCCCAAGGAATTAAAGGAGATGCGTAACAAAGTCCACAAGTTGGACGTCGTTAATGACGAAGAAT TTGGTTCAACTCTTCCTCCAGAGCTCGCACGAAAACGAGTATATGCCCGCAAACGAAAATCGCCGATTTTGCTCCCTGAATTGAAACGAATTAAATACGATGAAGTAATTGATCTGGTGGAGGAAGATGAAACGATTAAAGATGAGCCAGTCGATATGGAAGGCAAAGAGAACAAGCCAATTGGCAATGAAACAATTGCAGCTGGAAAAGAATATGACTCGATTGAGAAACAATCGACAATCATTAAGGAAAATGATAGTGTCGGTAAAGCAAACGACGCTGTCTTAAACGAAAAGGATGCGGTCGGAATAGAAAAGGATGCGGTTGGAGTAGTAAAGGATGCGGGCGGAATAGAAAAGAACGAAGCCGAAGAACAAAAACCATCCGAAGAACagaaaccaccaccaacactaaCGATCAACGAAACGGCTGATACAGCACCGAAAGTGGATAGCTCAACCGATCCATTGCCGCAATCAAACGACACCGATGATAGTGCTGCTACAAAAGTGAAAGAACAAACCGAATCAGAAGTGGTGATAGTATCGCCGGAAGTGGTCACGGTGTTTGACAGTTCCGATGAGGAAGCCTTTGTTCCAATCAAATCGTAccaggtacaaagttcggagGAATTCGACTCGGATGAGGATCACTCAGAGTGCTTTTCCGGAGACATGTGCGAAGGGGATGAGTATGAGAGCCCGGAAGACGAGGAGAACTCGGACATGGACGGTAACTTTCTCAATTATGGGTGTCTCGGTACTCGTCCACCGCTGCCGATCGAACCAGCGTTCGGCAAGGAGTATGACAAGCTGCTGGAAATGTTTTACGCTTGTACGACCAAAAACTATGCCTTGCGTCCTTCCGCCGCGCAAATTTTACAAGCCTATCAGGACAACAAGGAAACACAGCCGTAA
- the LOC128307026 gene encoding uncharacterized protein LOC128307026: protein MWKCHKCGKPVFFAERKQSLGYDWHPECLRCEECGKRLNPGQHAEHKGVPYCHVPCYGALFGPQLFGHGTRVESHKSFGQPDQKKQAIQRSPAGPTVPRGHLESKLKSYNQFHNNKSMEIRSREVNGRLVLEGALRIYWGVQGMIHLKEDDDQRTVVTVRKRNSYRQSNSVSMAHGAGVTSDDGEEGDEKENIPIGTEQHQGRGAAGVMGLSTSSLTEPADSNNDTTTISESISYDTLSLSSELNSNFDSKPASSSESSKEVSPSHAGSKYVTLPPKLDVKQLDWDEIDELLQVERKLDESEKLYRTMPSPLASGTGGSGSGGDRSLASESVTDTDYKTLTPNTATGDSGSGESGDSDRTTTGGPDTSTSVTSTSVTTNGDDDFRTPEATLRSHDFEAFKMQISREFINSTAEMGNTDGTLKQNQPIDPARINDSLKLYNDGVMNRSLSDEQCRNAMFSLPAGNITGSFHVESGGNEEDELTLRHPANGIYASPNHARQSSIDSPKKRTHLQRPHPTTDAPSSGATTNGGGVTSPGTDTDSWTADRGLLRSKSQGNHYSGNSMMDSDGEDETIGAGSETLKPSDKPPASIHIRMDCYDELESPSSARAITSSDDGDITAVTTTTVTTTTQPSEYSTSISGHPVTDEGVVLRKPPKTGSTAIKRRSGNRRSRTKLKRRCSINGHFYNRETSFFTPPYGSQMNVWVTSLVNTQEVINLLLEKYKVESKAENFALFIVRDNGEQKKLKDDDYPLVTRVILGPHEDIAKLFLMDGQQTQEISSEVAQFLNLSIPECRAILERFHEEEQRELHRIRFKFAELRKRIIQRMESLKVRL from the exons ATGTGGAAGTGTCACAAATGCGGCAAACCCGTCTTTTTCG CGGAACGTAAACAATCGCTCGGTTACGATTGGCATCCGGAATGTTTACGGTGTGAGGAGTGTGGCAAGCGGCTTAATCCTGGACAGCATGCCGAA CACAAAGGTGTACCGTACTGTCACGTGCCATGCTATGGAGCTCTGTTTGGACCGCAGCTCTTTGGGCACGGTACGCGAGTGGAGTCGCACAAGAGCTTCGGTCAGCCAGATCAAAAGAAGCAGGCCATTCAGCGTTCACCAGCTGGTCCAACCGTTCCACGGGGCCATCTCGAATCGAAGCTGAAATCCTACAACCAATTCCACAACAACAAGAGCATGGAGATACGAAGCCGGGAGGTAAACGGGCGCTTGGTGCTGGAGGGTGCGTTGCGCATTTACTGGGGCGTGCAGGGCATGATCCATTTGAAGGAGGATGACGACCAGCGGACGGTGGTGACGGTGCGGAAGCGTAACTCGTACCGGCAAAGTAACTCGGTGTCGATGGCCCACGGTGCCGGTGTGACGAGCGACGACGGTGAGGAGGGCGATGAGAAGGAAAATATACCGATCGGTACGGAGCAACATCAGGGACGTGGTGCGGCTGGTGTGATGGGCTTAAGTACGTCGAGTTTAACGGAACCGGCCGATAGCAACAACGACACGACTACCATCTCGGAGAGCATCTCGTACGATACGCTCAGCCTGTCGTCGGAGTTAAACTCGAACTTTGACTCCAAGCCGGCCTCATCGAGCGAGTCGTCTAAGGAGGTGTCGCCGAGCCATGCCGGTAGCAAGTACGTAACGCTACCACCGAAGCTCGACGTGAAGCAGCTGGACTGGGACGAGATCGACGAGCTGCTGCAGGTGGAACGGAAGCTGGACGAGAGTGAAAAGCTGTACCGTACGATGCCATCCCCGTTGGCATCTGGGACAGGGGGTTCTGGTTCCGGTGGTGATCGTAGCCTGGCAAGCGAGAGCGTCACCGACACGGATTATAAGACGCTCACACCCAATACGGCGACCGGCGATTCCGGTTCGGGCGAATCCGGCGATAGTGACCGTACGACTACCGGTGGTCCTGATACGTCCACAAGCGTTACCAGCACGAGCGTGACGACCAACGGTGACGATGACTTTCGAACGCCGGAAGCAACGTTACGATCGCACGATTTTGAAGCCTTCAAGATGCAGATTAGTCGCGAGTTTATCAATAGCACCGCTGAGATGGGCAATACGGACGGTACGCTGAAGCAAAACCAACCGATCGATCCGGCACGTATCAATGATTCGCTGAAGTTGTATAACGATGGCGTTATGAACCGAAGCCTTTCGGACGAGCAGTGCCGGAATGCAATGTTTTCGCTCCCAGCTGGTAATATCACGG GTTCGTTTCACGTTGAGTCCGGTGGTAACGAGGAGGACGAATTGACCCTGCGTCATCCGGCTAACGGCATATATGCATCGCCTAACCATGCCCGCCAATCTTCCATTGATAGTCCGAAGAAACGGACGCATCTTCAGCGGCCACACCCAACCACCGACGCACCGTCCTCTGGAGCGACAACAAACGGTGGAGGCGTCACTTCACCCGGTACGGACACGGACAGCTGGACGGCCGACCGGGGTCTGCTGCGCTCGAAGTCCCAGGGTAACCATTACTCGGGTAACAGCATGATGGATAGTGATGGCGAGGACGAAACCATTGGGGCTGGTTCGGAAACGCTCAAACCATCCGATAAACCGCCCGCATCGATACACATCCGCATGGATTGTTACGACGAGCTGGAGAGCCCTTCATCCGCACGGGCAATCACCTCGTCGGATGACGGTGATATAACGGCTGTAACAACGACCACCGTAACGACGACGACCCAGCCGTCGGAGTACAGTACCAGCATTAGCGGCCATCCAGTGACGGACGAAGGAGTCGTACTGCGAAAGCCGCCGAAAACTGGCTCAACCGCGATTAAGCGCCGGTCGGGTAACAGAAGGTCACGCACCAAGCTGAAGCGTCGCTGCTCCATCAACGGTCACTTTTACAATCGCGAAACGTCCTTCTTTACACCACCGTACGGTTCGCAGATGAACGTCTGGGTGACGTCACTCGTCAACACGCAGGAG GTGATCAATCTACTGCTGGAAAAGTATAAGGTCGAATCGAAGGCAGAAAACTTTGCGCTGTTTATCGTGCGAGATAATGGCGAGCAAAAGAAGCTAAAAGATGATGATTATCCGCTCGTAACGCGCGTCATACTTGGTCCACACGAGGACATTGCCAAGCTGTTTCTTATGGACGGTCAGCAAACGCAGGAAATCAG CAGCGAAGTTGCACAGTTTCTGAACCTTTCCATTCCGGAGTGTCGCGCTATTTTGGAACGGTTTCACGAGGAGGAGCAACGTGAGCTGCATCGGATACGGTTCAA ATTTGCTGAGTTGCGGAAACGCATCATACAGCGTATGGAGTCGCTTAAAGTCAGGCTGTAG